One genomic region from Accipiter gentilis chromosome Z, bAccGen1.1, whole genome shotgun sequence encodes:
- the PDE4D gene encoding cAMP-specific 3',5'-cyclic phosphodiesterase 4D isoform X6: protein MASNKFKRMLNRELTHLSEMSRSGNQVSEYISNTFLDKQHEVEIPSPTQKEKEKKKRPMSQISGVKKLMHSSSLTNSSIPRFGVKTDQEDVLAKELEDVNKWGLQVFRVAELSGNRPLTVIMHTIFQERDLLKTFKIPVDTLITYLMTLEDHYHADVAYHNNIHAADVVQSTHVLLSTPALEAVFTDLEILAAIFASAIHDVDHPGVSNQFLINTNSELALMYNDSSVLENHHLAVGFKLLQEENCDIFQNLTKKQRQSLRKMVIDIVLATDMSKHMNLLADLKTMVETKKVTSSGVLLLDNYSDRIQVLQNMVHCADLSNPTKPLHLYRQWTDRIMEEFFRQGDRERERGMEISPMCDKHNASVEKSQVGFIDYIVHPLWETWADLVHPDAQDILDTLEDNREWYQSTIPQSPSPAPDDQEEGRQGQTEKFQFELTLEEDGESDTEKDSGSQVEEDTSCSDSKTLCTQDSESTEIPLDEQVGEEVEEEENQTEPCVVEDHSPDT, encoded by the exons tttaaaagAATGCTCAACCGGGAGCTAACCCACCTATCTGAAATGAGCAGGTCAGGCAATCAGGTCTCAGAATATATATCAAACACATTCTTAG ACAAACAACATGAAGTTGAAATCCCTTCTCCAAcgcagaaagagaaagagaaaaagaagaggccaATGTCCCAGATCAGTGGAGTCAAAAAACTGATGCACAGCTCCAGCCTAACTAATTCCAGTATTCCCAGATTTGGAGTTAAAACAGACCAAGAAGATGTTCTTGCCAAG GAACTAGAAGATGTGAACAAATGGGGCCTTCAGGTTTTCAGAGTAGCAGAGTTATCTGGAAACAGACCTCTGACAGTCATCATGCACACCATTTTTCAG gaaCGGGACTTGTTAAAAACATTTAAGATTCCAGTTGATACTTTAATAACTTACTTGATGACCCTAGAAGACCATTACCATGCAGATGTGGCATATCACAATAACATACATGCTGCAGATGTTGTTCAGTCAACCCATGTCCTGCTGTCAACCCCAGCATTAGAG GCAGTGTTCACTGATTTGGAGATTCTTGCTGCAATTTTTGCCAGTGCAATACATGATGTAGATCATCCTGGGGTTTCAAACCAGTTTCTTATCAACACAA ACTCTGAACTCGCCTTGATGTACAATGACTCATCAGTACTGGAGAATCATCACTTAGCTGTGGGCTTCaagctgctgcaggaagaaaattgtGACATTTTCCAGAATTTGACCAAAAAACAGAGGCAATCATTGAGGAAAATGGTCATTGACATT GTACTTGCAACAGACATGTCTAAGCATATGAATCTATTGGCTGATTTGAAGACTATGGTTGAAACCAAAAAAGTGACCAGTTCTGGTGTCCTGCTTCTTGATAACTATTCAGACAGGATTCAG GTTCTTCAGAATATGGTGCACTGTGCAGATCTAAGCAATCCAACCAAGCCACTCCATCTCTACCGCCAATGGACAGACAGAATAATGGAGGAGTTTTTCCGTCAAGGAGATCGcgaaagagagaggggaatggAGATAAGTCCCATGTGTGATAAGCACAATGCATCTGTAGAAAAATCACAG gTGGGTTTCATAGACTACATTGTTCATCCTCTGTGGGAGACGTGGGCAGATCTTGTTCACCCAGATGCCCAGGATATCTTAGATACACTGGAGGACAATCGAGAATGGTACCAGAGCACAATCCCTCAAAGTCCCTCTCCTGCACCTGATGACCAGGAAGAGGGTAGGCAGGGCCAAACTGAAAAATTCCAGTTTGAGCTAACACTGGAGGAAGATGGTGAGTCAGACACTGAAAAAGACAGTGGAAGTCAAGTAGAAGAAGACACCAGCTGCAGCGACTCCAAGACTCTTTGCACCCAGGATTCAGAATCCACTGAAATTCCTCTTGATGAGCAAGTAGGGGAAGAagtagaggaagaggagaacCAGACAGAGCCTTGTGTGGTAGAAGACCATTCTCCTGACACATAA
- the PDE4D gene encoding cAMP-specific 3',5'-cyclic phosphodiesterase 4D isoform X4, whose amino-acid sequence MCNQPSINKATITEEAYQKLASETLEELDWCLDQLETLQTRHSVSEMASNKFKRMLNRELTHLSEMSRSGNQVSEYISNTFLDKQHEVEIPSPTQKEKEKKKRPMSQISGVKKLMHSSSLTNSSIPRFGVKTDQEDVLAKELEDVNKWGLQVFRVAELSGNRPLTVIMHTIFQERDLLKTFKIPVDTLITYLMTLEDHYHADVAYHNNIHAADVVQSTHVLLSTPALEAVFTDLEILAAIFASAIHDVDHPGVSNQFLINTNSELALMYNDSSVLENHHLAVGFKLLQEENCDIFQNLTKKQRQSLRKMVIDIVLATDMSKHMNLLADLKTMVETKKVTSSGVLLLDNYSDRIQVLQNMVHCADLSNPTKPLHLYRQWTDRIMEEFFRQGDRERERGMEISPMCDKHNASVEKSQVGFIDYIVHPLWETWADLVHPDAQDILDTLEDNREWYQSTIPQSPSPAPDDQEEGRQGQTEKFQFELTLEEDGESDTEKDSGSQVEEDTSCSDSKTLCTQDSESTEIPLDEQVGEEVEEEENQTEPCVVEDHSPDT is encoded by the exons tttaaaagAATGCTCAACCGGGAGCTAACCCACCTATCTGAAATGAGCAGGTCAGGCAATCAGGTCTCAGAATATATATCAAACACATTCTTAG ACAAACAACATGAAGTTGAAATCCCTTCTCCAAcgcagaaagagaaagagaaaaagaagaggccaATGTCCCAGATCAGTGGAGTCAAAAAACTGATGCACAGCTCCAGCCTAACTAATTCCAGTATTCCCAGATTTGGAGTTAAAACAGACCAAGAAGATGTTCTTGCCAAG GAACTAGAAGATGTGAACAAATGGGGCCTTCAGGTTTTCAGAGTAGCAGAGTTATCTGGAAACAGACCTCTGACAGTCATCATGCACACCATTTTTCAG gaaCGGGACTTGTTAAAAACATTTAAGATTCCAGTTGATACTTTAATAACTTACTTGATGACCCTAGAAGACCATTACCATGCAGATGTGGCATATCACAATAACATACATGCTGCAGATGTTGTTCAGTCAACCCATGTCCTGCTGTCAACCCCAGCATTAGAG GCAGTGTTCACTGATTTGGAGATTCTTGCTGCAATTTTTGCCAGTGCAATACATGATGTAGATCATCCTGGGGTTTCAAACCAGTTTCTTATCAACACAA ACTCTGAACTCGCCTTGATGTACAATGACTCATCAGTACTGGAGAATCATCACTTAGCTGTGGGCTTCaagctgctgcaggaagaaaattgtGACATTTTCCAGAATTTGACCAAAAAACAGAGGCAATCATTGAGGAAAATGGTCATTGACATT GTACTTGCAACAGACATGTCTAAGCATATGAATCTATTGGCTGATTTGAAGACTATGGTTGAAACCAAAAAAGTGACCAGTTCTGGTGTCCTGCTTCTTGATAACTATTCAGACAGGATTCAG GTTCTTCAGAATATGGTGCACTGTGCAGATCTAAGCAATCCAACCAAGCCACTCCATCTCTACCGCCAATGGACAGACAGAATAATGGAGGAGTTTTTCCGTCAAGGAGATCGcgaaagagagaggggaatggAGATAAGTCCCATGTGTGATAAGCACAATGCATCTGTAGAAAAATCACAG gTGGGTTTCATAGACTACATTGTTCATCCTCTGTGGGAGACGTGGGCAGATCTTGTTCACCCAGATGCCCAGGATATCTTAGATACACTGGAGGACAATCGAGAATGGTACCAGAGCACAATCCCTCAAAGTCCCTCTCCTGCACCTGATGACCAGGAAGAGGGTAGGCAGGGCCAAACTGAAAAATTCCAGTTTGAGCTAACACTGGAGGAAGATGGTGAGTCAGACACTGAAAAAGACAGTGGAAGTCAAGTAGAAGAAGACACCAGCTGCAGCGACTCCAAGACTCTTTGCACCCAGGATTCAGAATCCACTGAAATTCCTCTTGATGAGCAAGTAGGGGAAGAagtagaggaagaggagaacCAGACAGAGCCTTGTGTGGTAGAAGACCATTCTCCTGACACATAA
- the PDE4D gene encoding cAMP-specific 3',5'-cyclic phosphodiesterase 4D isoform X5, whose amino-acid sequence MPEANYLLSVSWGYIKFKRMLNRELTHLSEMSRSGNQVSEYISNTFLDKQHEVEIPSPTQKEKEKKKRPMSQISGVKKLMHSSSLTNSSIPRFGVKTDQEDVLAKELEDVNKWGLQVFRVAELSGNRPLTVIMHTIFQERDLLKTFKIPVDTLITYLMTLEDHYHADVAYHNNIHAADVVQSTHVLLSTPALEAVFTDLEILAAIFASAIHDVDHPGVSNQFLINTNSELALMYNDSSVLENHHLAVGFKLLQEENCDIFQNLTKKQRQSLRKMVIDIVLATDMSKHMNLLADLKTMVETKKVTSSGVLLLDNYSDRIQVLQNMVHCADLSNPTKPLHLYRQWTDRIMEEFFRQGDRERERGMEISPMCDKHNASVEKSQVGFIDYIVHPLWETWADLVHPDAQDILDTLEDNREWYQSTIPQSPSPAPDDQEEGRQGQTEKFQFELTLEEDGESDTEKDSGSQVEEDTSCSDSKTLCTQDSESTEIPLDEQVGEEVEEEENQTEPCVVEDHSPDT is encoded by the exons tttaaaagAATGCTCAACCGGGAGCTAACCCACCTATCTGAAATGAGCAGGTCAGGCAATCAGGTCTCAGAATATATATCAAACACATTCTTAG ACAAACAACATGAAGTTGAAATCCCTTCTCCAAcgcagaaagagaaagagaaaaagaagaggccaATGTCCCAGATCAGTGGAGTCAAAAAACTGATGCACAGCTCCAGCCTAACTAATTCCAGTATTCCCAGATTTGGAGTTAAAACAGACCAAGAAGATGTTCTTGCCAAG GAACTAGAAGATGTGAACAAATGGGGCCTTCAGGTTTTCAGAGTAGCAGAGTTATCTGGAAACAGACCTCTGACAGTCATCATGCACACCATTTTTCAG gaaCGGGACTTGTTAAAAACATTTAAGATTCCAGTTGATACTTTAATAACTTACTTGATGACCCTAGAAGACCATTACCATGCAGATGTGGCATATCACAATAACATACATGCTGCAGATGTTGTTCAGTCAACCCATGTCCTGCTGTCAACCCCAGCATTAGAG GCAGTGTTCACTGATTTGGAGATTCTTGCTGCAATTTTTGCCAGTGCAATACATGATGTAGATCATCCTGGGGTTTCAAACCAGTTTCTTATCAACACAA ACTCTGAACTCGCCTTGATGTACAATGACTCATCAGTACTGGAGAATCATCACTTAGCTGTGGGCTTCaagctgctgcaggaagaaaattgtGACATTTTCCAGAATTTGACCAAAAAACAGAGGCAATCATTGAGGAAAATGGTCATTGACATT GTACTTGCAACAGACATGTCTAAGCATATGAATCTATTGGCTGATTTGAAGACTATGGTTGAAACCAAAAAAGTGACCAGTTCTGGTGTCCTGCTTCTTGATAACTATTCAGACAGGATTCAG GTTCTTCAGAATATGGTGCACTGTGCAGATCTAAGCAATCCAACCAAGCCACTCCATCTCTACCGCCAATGGACAGACAGAATAATGGAGGAGTTTTTCCGTCAAGGAGATCGcgaaagagagaggggaatggAGATAAGTCCCATGTGTGATAAGCACAATGCATCTGTAGAAAAATCACAG gTGGGTTTCATAGACTACATTGTTCATCCTCTGTGGGAGACGTGGGCAGATCTTGTTCACCCAGATGCCCAGGATATCTTAGATACACTGGAGGACAATCGAGAATGGTACCAGAGCACAATCCCTCAAAGTCCCTCTCCTGCACCTGATGACCAGGAAGAGGGTAGGCAGGGCCAAACTGAAAAATTCCAGTTTGAGCTAACACTGGAGGAAGATGGTGAGTCAGACACTGAAAAAGACAGTGGAAGTCAAGTAGAAGAAGACACCAGCTGCAGCGACTCCAAGACTCTTTGCACCCAGGATTCAGAATCCACTGAAATTCCTCTTGATGAGCAAGTAGGGGAAGAagtagaggaagaggagaacCAGACAGAGCCTTGTGTGGTAGAAGACCATTCTCCTGACACATAA